Proteins encoded together in one Epinephelus lanceolatus isolate andai-2023 chromosome 4, ASM4190304v1, whole genome shotgun sequence window:
- the bmp16 gene encoding bone morphogenetic protein 16 yields the protein MFPANLLLLMVLLLPQASSGRQGGDTSNIDHGRVAPVPSSLSHPPAGSLLLDPSLAQTIQNLLLSRLGLQSKPDPRPGVPVPGYLLDLYRFHQQQYHLLEDPSFSFPSQHIQKANTVRSFHHNEPLEDSSKAEDHKRVHISFNVSSIPQDERVLSAELRLLRSDRASLGPGAHRLNLYLTEHHEDPEPTLLETRLLTTGLQSHKTSGFWEAFSLSAELLQKALAETGSLGFLLEVRPENNTTSLPEQSLPSAAGEEEAEKHKQGHLRVCRSVGQDEHSWAQERPLLVTYSHDGRGEPLVKHGKRPTGGAQRMRGRKMRGTKERARSSSKGRNRDQTSIRGRKKAYTIPGWGGDKGGVSWSERGRVKRNGGRAAKLKRLSRNRCRRHPLYVDFNDVGWHKWIIAPSGYDAFFCLGECRFPLADHMNSSSHAMVQTLVNSVNGAVPRACCVPTSLSPIALLYLDPQDRVVLKNYQDMVVEGCGCR from the exons ATGTTCCCTGCTAACCTCCTGCTCCTCATGGTCCTGCTGCTACCTCAAGCCTCGTCTGGTCGCCAGGGTGGAGACACCAGTAACATCGACCATGGCAGGGTGGCTCCTGTGCCTTCCTCCTTGTCGCACCCACCAGCTGGTTCCCTCCTCTTGGATCCCAGTCTGGCTCAGACCATCCAGAATCTCCTCCTGAGCCGGCTCGGCCTGCAGTCGAAGCCTGACCCTCGTCCTGGCGTGCCGGTTCCCGGGTACCTTCTAGATCTATATCGCTTTCATCAGCAGCAGTACCATCTACTGGAGGACCCTTCATTTAGCTTCCCCAGCCAGCACATCCAGAAGGCTAACACCGTACGCAGCTTTCACCACAATG AGCCCCTTGAGGACAGTTCCAAAGCAGAGGATCACAAGAGGGTGCACATCTCCTTCAATGTTTCCTCCATCCCTCAGGATGAGAGGGTGCTCTCCGCTGAGCTGCGGCTCCTCCGCAGTGACAGAGCCTCCCTGGGTCCTGGGGCCCACAGACTAAACCTATACCTCACTGAGCACCATGAGGACCCTGAGCCCACCCTGCTGGAGACAAGGTTACTCACCACTGGCCTCCAAAGCCACAAAACAAGTGGTTTCTGGGAAGCTTTTAGCCTGAGTGCAGAGCTCCTCCAGAAGGCCCTTGCTGAGACTGGCAGTCTGGGCTTCCTCCTGGAGGTCAGACCTGAGAACAACACCACCTCGCTCCCTGAGCAAAGCCTCCCCTCGGCTGCAGgcgaggaggaggcagagaaacacaaacagggACATCTGAGGGTATGCAGGTCTGTGGGTCAGGACGAGCACAGCTGGGCCCAGGAAAGACCTCTTTTGGTGACTTACAGTCATGACGGGCGTGGAGAGCCCTTAGTTAAACATGGCAAGAGACCCACCGGTGGAGCCCAGAGAATGAGAGGGAGAAAAATGAGAGGGACAAAAGAGAGGGCCAGGAGCAGCAGCAAGGGCCGCAATAGAGACCAAACATCGATAAGGGGTAGAAAAAAGGCGTACACAATACCGGGCTGGGGGGGTGATAAAGGAGGGGTCAGTTGGAGCGAACGTGGAAGGGTGAAAAGAAATGGTGGTCGTGCTGCAAAACTGAAACGCCTGTCCCGCAACAGATGCCGCCGTCATCCTCTGTATGTAGATTTCAACGATGTGGGCTGGCACAAGTGGATCATTGCACCTAGCGGCTACGACGCCTTCTTCTGCCTGGGAGAGTGTCGCTTTCCTCTGGCCGACCACATGAACTCCTCTAGCCACGCCATGGTGCAAACTTTGGTAAACTCTGTGAACGGAGCTGTGCCCCGGGCCTGCTGTGTCCCCACCTCCCTCAGCCCCATCGCCCTGCTCTACCTGGACCCTCAAGACCGAGTGGTGCTGAAGAATTACCAGGACATGGTGGTGGAGGGCTGCGGCTGCCGATAG
- the h2af1al gene encoding H2A histone family member 1a like, whose translation MSGRGKKAAPKPKSSLSRSSRAGITFPVGRIHRLLRKGNYAERVGNGAAVYFAAVLEYLCAEILELAGNACRDNKKQRIAPRHILLAVKNDDELNKLLAGVTISEGGVIPNIQATLLPKKTKAPRDDSTAKDVQSQEF comes from the coding sequence ATGTCTGGCCGTGGGAAGAAAGCTGCACCCAAACCAAAGTCTTCACTGTCCCGGTCTTCCAGAGCAGGGATCACCTTCCCTGTGGGCCGCATCCACAGACTGCTGAGGAAAGGCAATTATGCTGAGCGAGTTGGCAATGGCGCTGCGGTGTACTTCGCAGCCGTCCTGGAGTACCTCTGCGCAGAAATCCTGGAGTTGGCCGGAAACGCCTGTCGTGACAACAAGAAGCAGCGCATTGCTCCTCGCCATATCTTGTTGGCAGTGAAAAATGATGATGAGCTCAACAAACTGCTGGCAGGGGTCACGATCTCAGAGGGTGGTGTCATCCCAAATATCCAGGCAACTCTTCTCCCCAAGAAGACCAAGGCGCCCAGGGATGACAGTACAGCTAAAGATGTTCAGTCTCAGGAGTTTTAA